From one Trachemys scripta elegans isolate TJP31775 chromosome 14, CAS_Tse_1.0, whole genome shotgun sequence genomic stretch:
- the LOC117886998 gene encoding zinc finger protein 436-like — MGERKNTFTEFGKSFNDSSHLPRHQRTLTGERPFKCLDCGKSFNLSSNLLTHQRTHTGERPYKCLDCGKSFSLSSNLLTHRRHHTGERPYKCLDCGKSFIQSSDLISHQRLHTGERPYKCLDCGKSFIQSSHLIRHQSLHLGEKPHKCLICGKNFTQKSHLIRHQGIHTGEEPYKCTDCGETFVQSSQLIVHQRIHTGEKPFKCLDCGKTFSRSSHLIVHQRTHTGEKPYKCFDCGKSFSVNSNLITHQRTHTGERPYKCLDCGKSFQRSSHLIKHQKIHTAKRT, encoded by the coding sequence atgggagagagaaaaaacacattcACTGAGTTTGGGAAAAGTTTTAATGACAGCTCACACCTTCCTAGACATCAGAGAACTCTCACAGGGGAAAGACCCttcaagtgcttggactgtgggaaaagcttcaatctgAGCTCAAACCTTCTTACCCACCAGAGAACCCATACAGGAGAGCGAccctataaatgcttggactgtgggaaaagtttcagccTGAGCTCAAACCTTCTTACACACCGGCGACACCATACGGGAGAGCGAccctataaatgcttggactgcGGGAAAAGTTTCATTCAGAGCTCCGATCTTATTTCACATCAACGACtccatacaggagagagaccctataaatgccttgaCTGCGGGAAAAGTTTTATACAGAGCTCacaccttattagacatcagagtCTCCATTTGGGAGAGAAACCCCATAAGTGCCTCATCTGTGGGAAAAATTTCACTCAGAAGTCACACCTTATTAGACACCAGGGAATTCACACAGGAGAGGAGCCCTATAAGTGCACTGACTGTGGGGAAACATTTGTTCAGAGCTCACAGCTTATTgtgcatcagagaatccatacgGGAGAGAAACCTtttaaatgcttggactgtgggaaaacctTCAGTCGGAGTTCCCACCTTATTGTgcatcagagaacccacacgggAGAGAAGCCCTATAAATGctttgactgtgggaaaagttttagtGTTAACTCAAACCTTATTACGCATCAGAggacccacacaggagagagaccctataagtgcctggactgtgggaaaagtttccaGCGGAGCTCACATCTTATTAAACATCAGAAAATCCACACGGCGAAGAGGACCTGA